From the genome of Podarcis raffonei isolate rPodRaf1 chromosome W, rPodRaf1.pri, whole genome shotgun sequence:
aggagtatagcatctagatcaagggaagtaatagtgccactgtattctgctctggtcagacctcacctggagtactgtgtccagttctgggcaccacagttcaagaaggacactgacaaactggaacgtgtccagaggagggcaaccaaaatggtcaaaggcctggaaacgatgccttatgaggaacggctaagggagctgggcatgtttagcctggagaagaggaggctaaggggtgatatgatagccatgttcaaatatataaaaggatgtcacatagaggagggagaaaggttgttttctgctgctccagagaagcggacatggagcaatggatccaaactgcaggaaagaagattccacctaaacattaggaagaacttcctgacagtaagagctgtttgacaatggaatttgctgccaaggagtgtggtggagcctcctgctttggaggtctttaagcagaggcttgacaaccatatgtcaggagtgctctgatggtgtttcctgcttggcagggggttggactcgatggcccttgtggtctcttccaactctatgattctattgtatATACTGTCTGACATCAGCTCTCCATGAATGGAGACAGGgaatctcccagccctacttggaaatgTCAGGGATTTAATCTGGGACCTTAAAGCCCTCCCTTAGAAAGAGCGTTCCATAAATGTGGGAAGTGAACCCTACGCTGACTGGGGAATTCCTCATGCCTGTTTTCGTGCGCAGGTGTGGTTTGCAGCCGCATGCTCGCTTTGATACTGTCATCGGCCATAAACCGATTACGCTCTAGTCACGGACCAGGATTCTCTATGGATGAGGAGCGGCCTTCTGTACTTTGCATCTCTACGGTGAAAAGCCACAACGACCATAGACGTATAACTATAGAGTTTACTTCCGCTCCGCGGATTTCTAAAGCCCGCTCAGCGGCTCTTAAATATATTACTCCGAGCTTCCTGCCCTTTCCTTTTCGAAGCTGAAGCCAAAATGGTGAGTTGTTGTAGCGGCGGACTCTCAATCCGCCGCCATCGGTCCTCTAAACGGGCTAATGGTTGGGCTTCTTCTGGCAGGGGAGGCACGGGACACCCGGGCGAATCCTTGGCGCCTTGTATTGGGGAGAGCGGATGAAATGGGGAACCGGGCTTGGGGGCCCGGGCCTGGTGCAGGCCTCCGATGTGTGTGCGGCTCGCCCGCTTTTGGTAGGGAATTCACTGAATCGTTCTTTGAACTTACGCAGCCCAAGGGGAAGAAGGCCAAGGGGAAGAAGGTGGCTCCGGCCCCTGCTGTGGTCAAGAAACAGGAGGCCAAGAAGGTTGCAAATCCTCTCTTTGAGAAAAGGCCCAAGAACTTCGGCATCGGTGAGTTGGAAAAAGGAATTGGGGATTGGAATGATGGGTCTCTGCAGCCCTGTTGATCCATCAAGGAGCCTATACTGAATAGGCGTTTCACAGGAAGTGGGAAATACACGCCTGTCTCTAAAATACATGTGCATGGGGAATACCGCTGGTTTTGTTGCATTTTGACCAGTGACTATTTATTTGTCTATAACATGTATTTATATGCTTCTGTATCCTAGAAATATATCGCTGAGGCTTTGCAACAGTATAAAACCATAAAGTAAAATCATTTTTGAAaagcaagttaaaagcaaaataatttaaagcaagcatCAGTTGATTATTGAGGAGGGATCTACTCTTAAATGCCTGCATAGGCCTTAGGGAGTAGCAATTTTTAATTGATATTTCATTGGaagaatttcattttttaaaaaagtgattagaaaaggaaaatatgaacgagaattaaaataaaaaatactcaaTTAGGTTTCCGTACATATTAAGACTAATATATAGCCTTAATATTCTGTTACAAATATGTTTATCAATAACCTAGTATTTTCTGTATAAACTCGTCCCAAATATATTTATCCAAAGAAAGTGCATCTATAAGTGGTTGTTCATATTTTGCTAATATTGCCATGTTATCAAGCTATTGATTATGGAGAATTATAACTATTCTTCTAGTTCATTGGTCCCTTAGCCACCATTAGGGCATGTAGAATCTATTTTTGCTGTCCCATTGTCACTTTCCATACAATAGGTACTGGGGTACTGTATACCGTTCAAAAGAATATGCCCGTCTGAAAATCTTAAATTCCTCAGTGACATATTTATATAATCAATCGCAAAACTTAAAGTGTGAGACATTGTAAAAGTATGTGTATCAAAAAAGCATTATCCATATTACAACTCTAGCAAAAGGCTACATTAGATAGCACTTTCTTATACAAGTGTAAGGGAGTCCAATAGATTGTGAATAATATTTTCTGCTCCTTAAGTCTTAATTTAAGATTCATTGATGCGTTTGATATCGAAGCTTAAACATTTCCCCAAGGTCTGCATAATAGTGGACATACCAATTCCTTATTCCAATCATTTTTTAAACTCTAGATatcaaatttatttattgataCTAAATATCTAAAAAGTAATCACTGGCTTCTTAGTTTCAAATGAATTATCCAATTGCCCCAGTATTTTAGGTGTCTCAAGCTGAGAAGACCACTGGACCGAACAGAATTATTAAAAGATGCTGTAACTACAGGTATTGTCATTGGGCCGCAACTGGTAGATGGTATTTCTCTCTTAATGCATTATATGTATAAAATTAATCTTCCTCATCTATCAGTTGGTTTGTCCAAGGTCAATACCCTTCTCCCATGCAGCTTTTCTATATTACCACGTTTTTTCCAGTGTTTTGCATGTGAAAATGggtcaaatttatttttattggctAATACATTCCATATCTTTCTAGCTGACTTAATTGTTTCAAGAGTCATTTGAACTTCCAAATATTTTGATCCTGATACTGCCCAGCCCATTAAGACCATCAACAGGTTTCCAATAATACTTGTCAGTAAATATGCCTGGTGGTATAATTCAGAATTCCAAATCCACTTTCTTTAATTAGTAATTGCATTTTCTGCAAAGgtattatttgtatttttgaGCCCCAAAGGCATTTCCTAAACAAAGAGTTTATCTTTTGGAAATATGACCCAGATATAAAAAACTGGAAGTCATCTCAGAATATAGATAAATCTGGGAATAATATTCATTTTTAGGGCATTCATCCTTCTCTAAAGGGTAAGGCTTAATAACCCTAACTATTGATGTCTAGGTGTTATTTATATTAATTGTTACTAGTTATGTTATATCTCTTGGTATTAACATGCCCAAATTAAATAGATTCGGTAGAAATTTGATTTTGCTTAATTAGGTGTGTGATTAAATTTTCACCTACTGGCATCTCAGTTCCTATTTGGAACAATTAATAGTGTGTCTTGATACCTTGCCAAAATATCATCTGCAAATAACACTAATTTGTATTTAACTGAGTTGAGAACTACGTAAATCTCAAAATGTTGCCAGGGGTTCTAAACCTATTAAAAAGCAAACATGAAAGTGGACACCCTTCTCTGGTTCCTTGGGCCAATTGAAACAGAGCAGATATAATGCCATTTACTTTAACTCTAGATGTGGTTGAAACGTACAGTATTTTAATCCATTTTATAAAATCCAGCGGAAATCCAAATTTATTAAAGCTGCTTCTGTGTAGTCTATAAATTTTGTTGACAGCCTTCTCAGTTTCTAATGATATAATTAAAAtggattcttatttttattaactGTATCAAGTCCACCACTAGTCTAATACTATCTGCGGCTTGTCTTGTTTTTATGAAACCAGTCTGGTCACTCATATTTCCTGAGCTACTatattatttaattcattttttggtATTTCCTTGTACAATATAGTGGTTGGACTTCCAATCATTTGTGTTCAAAGGTCCTTAATTTCCTCTTTTAACACTTTCCCCTTTTTattctttaatttgtttttatcagAGGAATATGCAATAATTCGGCCACACATATACATTTTATATGCTTCCCATTCAAGTGGTCCTGCAGAAGCTGTTGCAGAATTAGAATCAAAATATTATATAGTTTCTGTTCACATATGTTGTATAAATCCTTCATCATTAAGAAGGGAAACATTTAAATACCCCATTTTTTTACCTTGGCTGTTTTACTAAATTCACATTTCAAGATTACTGCGCTGTGATCTGATACACATCGTGGATTTGATTATTGAGGATGATGTTAAAAATTGGTCTTATTGAAAGAAATTCTGATGCACTGGTGATAAGAAAGTGAATTCTCCTTTGGTAGGGTGCATTAGTTTCCACAGATCTTTTAAATTTAAATCTATCATATATTTCTTAATTGCTTGTCTCGCTAAATATGTTTTCTTTATCAGTGTATTTCTATCTAAATTAGGATTTATGTAATAGCAAACTTTTTGGCAGGCATTTAGAAGGGACTGGTGTTTCCACTATGTTTTGGAAGACCAAGCTTCTCTGGGCCTGTGAGCAAATGATGCAAAAGAATATTTGCTATCAGAGTGATGCTGCTGACAATCTTCTCCACCAAGATCGCTGATGCTCCTGCCACCTTTGCTCTGGGCTGAAAACCAGGAATACAAAAGGATAACCAGTAATTGCTAAGGAAGCAATTATTTTGAGTTGTCATTTTGCCTTTCAGGGCAGGACATTCAGCCCAAAAGGGACCTGACTCGCTTTGTGAAATGGCCTCGTTATATCCGACTTCAGCGCCAAAGAGCCATCCTCTACAAAAGGTTGAAGGTGCCTCCAGCAGTTAACCAGTTCACTCAAGCATTGGACCGTCAGACAGGTGAAGGCCGGCTCCTTTCCTTGGCTCTAAGGTGGAGTTGCAGAAGGAGGTGGGGTAGCTGCTCAGATTCCTTGAATTGAATGTGCACCCCATGTTTTGGGAGTTTGCTGGAAAGAGGCAAGTGTGAGAGAACTAGTTTTACACAGTGCTATAGTAAGAaaggtagggacgcaggtggcgctgtgggttaaaccacagagccttgggcttgccaatcagaaggtcggcagttcaaatccccacgatggggtgagctcccgttgctcagtccctgctcctgccaacctagcagttcgaaagcacgaaatGGAAGtagatactgctccagcgggaaggtaaacagcgtttccatgtgctgctctggttcgccagaagcggcttagtcatgatggccacatgacctggaagctgtacgccggctccctcggccaataaagcgagatgagcaccgcaaccccagagtccacgactggacctaatggtcaggggtccctttacctttttgtagTAAGGAAGGGTTTTCCTTTGTGTGCAGATGATGCTAGCAAAATATTTGCTATCTGAACTTCCTTGATGACTCCCAACCACCAAGATCACTGATGCACAAAAGTCATGTCCTTTAGGGGAGGGGGATAACGGGAACATGGTGTTTAAGAGAGAGGCTTTCCTCTGAACGGTTCCAATTGTCTTCCACAGCTACTCAACTTCTGAAATTGGCCCACAAATACAGGCCTGAGACgaagcaagagaaggagcagAGGCTGCGGTCCCGTGCAGAGCAAAAGGCTGCAGGGAAAGGCGATGTCCCTACCAAGAGGCCTCCTGTGCTCAGAGCAGGTAACCTTCCTACtttatatttatacatttaaaCCTGGTTGAATGAAAGCTTGGACAACTAGccgtatttatttattgtgtttatatccAAAAAGTTCAAGATGGCGTAgatgattctccccctcctcattttaccCTTGCAAACAACCCTGTAGGGTAGGCTGGGTTGAaatacagtgactggcccaaggttgcccagtgagctccatggttgAGTTGcggtttgaaccctggtttcgCCCAGGTAACCACTGCATCACACTGGCTACCGTGATGATGTATGAATTTCTTCACCTGAACTGCAGACTGAAGAGCATAACATAGAACTTTTTAACCCTGAGCAGTAGCAGGCCCTTCCTCTGCTAGTCCTTGACATGGCTAGGAAAAGCTGGCAGCTTGGTGCTTTGTTGACACCACTTGAGCCACTGTGCttttccacagacagggagcttTGGATTTCTTTATTTTTGCCTGGGAAAACAAACTTTTGTAGCACACTCAAGTTAACTGGCTTTTCTGCAGGTGTCAACACCGTTACAACTCTGGTGGAGAACAAGAAGGCGCAGCTGGTGGTGATCGCACACGATGTAGACCCTGTTGAGGTAAGGAGGTGCAAGAGTCGGGGTCTTGTACCCAAAAGCTCAGATTTATGCTGCTaagtggttttttaaatgaatagcAGCCACTGCATTCTTGTACGGGTGTTTTCTGCTGTTTCTTTCATTAGCTTGAACAAAATGGTCACCCACTCCTGCTCTAGATAATTCTTAATGTTGCCATGTCACTATGGTTACTGTTGAAATGTGCTTGGCTGTACAATTTACTTTGGAAAACATCAGAGTCCTGTTAACAAATTTTCAAActtggctctttaaaaaaaaaaaattaacaatttcaacataacaaattatcaaaacatatcatattcattatttcccccctttttccccacccccccgagacttccctcagctcctctctctgatgtCTCAGcgcatattattctctgcatgttatgaaattatacatatccttacattatctaccctgttatcaaccaataaatttgtgtatgtttattgaaaacctgccaaggagtccagttcattttgttgtctttagataatttgtaaaaagctcccattcttccttaaagtcacagttgtctttgtcccgcaatttgtatgtcaatttagccagctctgcgtaactcatcaatttttcttgccactgttctttcgttgggatttcctcgttcttccatccttgttctatcaagactcttgctgctgttgtagcatacataaataggttctttgtttttcttggcaggtcttgtcctacagtccctaacagaaatgcttctgttttttttttttacaaatgtcgttttaaacatttttttcaattcattgtttatcatttcccaaaaattttCTACAATATctgtactggtgtaatataccatctatacatcattttcatataattttctttcaaaagagaacaatctgtaaatttcaaatttactttccacaattttttccagtcctcaaattgtatcttatgtcctatatcttgtgcccatttgatcatgaccaaattgacctcctcatcttttgtttcccattctagcaaaaTACTATAGGTTTTCTTCAACAGCTTCACTTCTTCTATAACAtccttttgaaatctagaagtTGTATACTAAACCCTTTCTTGTTGTCTTCTTTGTACATCTCATGTAATTGTCTGTAgtgtaaccaactctgaaaatgatcttttatttcctcataatcttttaatttccattttccttcttgatcctcAACAAATCTCTGTATGTAGGCCACTTCCCCTTTTTGCCAAGCGGTTTGAGCAAcgaagcttccattggtgatgaccacagggtgttttttgttctaataGGTCTTTTTTATCTCTCCCACACCCTCATTAATGATCTCCTGATTATATGATTATAAAATCCTTTGTGGACTTTCCGtttcccataccataaatatgcatgccatccaaatctgttatcatggccttccaaatgtagtgcttcttccttttccagtttTATCCAGTCCCTAATCCACACCAAACACGCAGCATCATAGTACAgcttaaagtctggcagggcaaacccgcctctttcttttatatctgtaagtGTCTTATGTTTAATCCTTGGCCTTTT
Proteins encoded in this window:
- the LOC128405962 gene encoding 60S ribosomal protein L7a-like, which produces MPKGKKAKGKKVAPAPAVVKKQEAKKVANPLFEKRPKNFGIGQDIQPKRDLTRFVKWPRYIRLQRQRAILYKRLKVPPAVNQFTQALDRQTATQLLKLAHKYRPETKQEKEQRLRSRAEQKAAGKGDVPTKRPPVLRAGVNTVTTLVENKKAQLVVIAHDVDPVELVVFLPALCRKMGVPYCIIKGKARLGCLVHRKTCTCVAFTQVNPEDKGALAKLMEAVKTNYNERYDEIRRHWGGNLLGPKSVARIAKLEKAKAKELATKLG